In one Elusimicrobiaceae bacterium genomic region, the following are encoded:
- a CDS encoding MlaD family protein codes for MRNETKVGLFTLAGALLLAAAIFMLGDFSSFGQYPVYARFKDVEGLPDKAVVKLSGVNVGKVKEIAITADGILVRMEIHDGVVIYKDSVFKIGSTSMVGSKYVQINQGTPGAGALSPQSTVNGISGKAMDEMITQTLDQVNRLLSDIRRNGQLGAELNGSISNMRELTANINDLVVALHRPMTDSLKNVDEMTSRLQALTAKADELMTKINGGQGTVGALLTDREMEKNIKETVENVKETSKRANDILHRVGGFKAYWELNYRQDPHANTAHADFGMRVQGDTNHYYYVGLSNAGNSENISRGPDYEKYNSIDLQLGWYLPKLDFYAGLIHGGGGVGARITPFEGTPIWGRLQVFGEGSDFGRNRTVRGRMFTKPRYDAGLNVKINDYVKVGIRSADIAETGDTQFAFNLAFRDRDVSYLLGLVSLATVRSTSGSSSD; via the coding sequence ATGCGCAATGAAACCAAAGTCGGTTTGTTTACGCTGGCTGGCGCCCTGCTGCTGGCGGCCGCTATTTTCATGCTCGGCGATTTTTCCTCTTTCGGACAGTATCCGGTTTATGCCCGTTTCAAAGATGTGGAGGGCCTGCCTGACAAGGCGGTCGTGAAGCTGTCGGGCGTAAATGTCGGCAAGGTTAAAGAAATAGCGATAACGGCCGACGGAATTCTGGTGAGGATGGAAATCCACGACGGCGTGGTGATTTACAAAGACTCCGTTTTTAAAATCGGTTCCACGAGCATGGTCGGCAGCAAATACGTGCAGATTAATCAGGGCACGCCGGGCGCGGGCGCGCTTTCGCCGCAGTCCACGGTCAACGGCATAAGCGGTAAAGCGATGGACGAGATGATCACCCAGACGCTGGACCAGGTCAACAGGCTGCTCAGCGATATCCGGCGCAACGGCCAGCTGGGCGCGGAACTCAACGGCAGCATTTCCAATATGCGCGAACTGACCGCCAACATTAACGATCTGGTGGTCGCGCTGCACCGCCCGATGACCGATTCGCTGAAGAACGTGGACGAGATGACTTCCCGGCTTCAGGCCCTCACCGCCAAGGCCGACGAACTGATGACCAAAATCAACGGCGGACAGGGCACCGTGGGCGCGCTGCTGACCGACCGCGAAATGGAAAAAAACATCAAGGAAACGGTGGAGAACGTCAAGGAAACTTCCAAGCGGGCCAACGATATCCTGCACCGGGTGGGCGGGTTCAAGGCTTACTGGGAACTCAACTACCGCCAGGATCCTCACGCCAACACCGCGCACGCCGATTTCGGCATGCGGGTGCAGGGCGACACGAACCACTATTACTATGTCGGCCTGTCCAACGCCGGCAACTCGGAAAACATCTCGCGCGGCCCCGATTACGAAAAATACAACAGCATTGACCTGCAGCTGGGCTGGTATCTGCCTAAACTGGATTTCTACGCCGGGCTTATCCACGGCGGAGGCGGCGTGGGCGCGCGGATCACGCCGTTTGAGGGCACCCCGATCTGGGGCCGGCTGCAGGTGTTCGGCGAGGGCAGCGATTTCGGGCGCAACAGGACGGTGCGCGGACGGATGTTCACCAAGCCGCGCTACGACGCGGGCCTGAACGTAAAGATCAACGATTATGTGAAAGTGGGCATCCGGTCGGCCGATATCGCGGAAACAGGCGACACCCAGTTTGCCTTCAATCTGGCGTTCCGCGACCGGGATGTGTCGTATCTGCTGGGGCTGGTGAGCCTGGCGACGGTGCGCAGCACCAGCGGGTCGTCTTCGGACTGA
- the rpsR gene encoding 30S ribosomal protein S18: MRRKVCRLCADKIELIDYKNTQYLRNFTMDSGKILSRRITGTCAKHQRQICTAVKRNRNLALLPYTTRLK, from the coding sequence ATCCGCCGCAAAGTCTGCAGGCTCTGCGCCGACAAGATCGAATTGATAGATTACAAGAACACGCAGTATCTGAGGAATTTCACCATGGACAGCGGTAAAATTCTCTCGCGCCGCATAACCGGCACCTGCGCCAAGCATCAGCGCCAGATTTGCACTGCCGTCAAGCGCAACAGAAATCTTGCGTTGCTTCCCTATACCACCAGGCTGAAATAA
- the dnaB gene encoding replicative DNA helicase has translation MPQKKHFSKPFSGLPAKSGDRVPPQAIDAEKAVLGSMLIEREAIEQCHEILQPEHFYSHNHRVIFEAMVDLYNRNSAVDMITLSEELRSKKMIELVGGEVYLAELIDKVSTAAHAGHYAGIVRQKATLRDLINNATHVVEQCYLEEEEPEKLVDLAQERIFAVSQKQEMKGFVHASALSQIVMERIEKANLNKQSVTGVPTGFIKFDNMTGGLQKSDFVILAARPSQGKTAMALNIAYHAAVEKKVPVAIFSLEMGKESIFQRMVCAAAMTDLHQVRTGMFKREKWADLTRELARLSESSLYIDDTPGITITEMRMRSRRLASELRKQGKELGLIMIDYIQLIRSAGRVESRQQEVSEISRMIKDLARTLNVPVMALSQLNRRSEDGGRTGHKPQLSDLRESGSLEQDADVVALIHREGYYERDNPDLQRQASVIIAKQRNGPVGEVELNFLSEFTRFTNPAPQNMDFPEESALAPS, from the coding sequence ATGCCGCAGAAAAAACATTTTAGCAAACCTTTTTCCGGGTTGCCGGCCAAGTCCGGCGACCGGGTGCCGCCGCAGGCCATAGACGCAGAAAAAGCGGTGCTTGGCTCCATGCTGATCGAGCGCGAGGCGATAGAGCAGTGCCATGAAATTCTTCAGCCGGAACATTTTTACAGCCACAACCACCGCGTGATATTCGAGGCGATGGTGGATCTTTACAACCGCAATTCCGCCGTTGACATGATAACGCTGTCGGAAGAACTGCGTTCGAAAAAGATGATCGAGCTGGTGGGCGGCGAGGTGTATCTGGCGGAATTGATAGACAAGGTCTCCACTGCCGCGCATGCCGGGCATTACGCGGGTATTGTGCGCCAGAAAGCCACGCTGCGCGACCTGATAAACAACGCCACACACGTCGTCGAGCAGTGCTATCTCGAGGAAGAGGAGCCGGAAAAGCTCGTTGATCTGGCCCAGGAGCGGATTTTCGCGGTCAGCCAGAAACAGGAGATGAAAGGTTTTGTGCACGCGAGCGCGCTTTCGCAGATCGTGATGGAGCGCATCGAGAAAGCGAACCTCAACAAACAGAGCGTGACCGGCGTGCCGACCGGCTTTATAAAGTTCGACAATATGACGGGCGGCCTGCAGAAAAGCGATTTCGTGATACTCGCGGCGCGGCCTTCGCAGGGCAAGACCGCGATGGCGTTAAACATCGCTTATCACGCGGCGGTGGAGAAAAAAGTGCCGGTCGCCATTTTTTCGCTTGAGATGGGGAAGGAAAGCATTTTCCAGCGCATGGTATGCGCCGCCGCGATGACGGATCTGCACCAGGTGCGCACCGGCATGTTCAAACGCGAGAAATGGGCCGACCTGACAAGGGAGCTGGCGCGGTTGTCCGAGTCCTCTCTTTACATTGACGACACGCCCGGGATCACGATTACCGAAATGCGGATGCGCTCGCGCAGGCTGGCTTCGGAACTCAGGAAACAGGGTAAAGAACTGGGCCTTATAATGATTGACTATATCCAGCTGATCCGCAGCGCGGGCCGGGTGGAAAGCAGGCAGCAGGAAGTGTCTGAAATTTCCCGCATGATCAAGGATCTGGCGCGCACGCTTAACGTGCCGGTGATGGCGCTGTCGCAGCTGAACCGCCGGTCGGAAGACGGCGGGCGCACGGGGCACAAGCCGCAGCTGTCGGATCTGCGCGAATCCGGCTCGCTGGAGCAGGATGCCGATGTGGTCGCGCTGATCCATCGCGAAGGCTACTATGAGCGCGATAACCCCGATCTGCAAAGGCAGGCTTCTGTCATAATAGCCAAACAGCGCAACGGGCCGGTGGGCGAGGTGGAGCTGAATTTTCTCAGCGAGTTCACCCGGTTCACCAATCCGGCCCCGCAGAATATGGATTTCCCGGAGGAATCGGCGCTTGCGCCGTCCTGA
- the rplI gene encoding 50S ribosomal protein L9 → MKVILRKDIETLGNAGEIKEVKLGYARNYLLPKGFVVEATPGNVKNWELGAARRKERIAKDVQDARAKAEKMGGTVLTFVREVGADEKLFGSVGKADILKSLVSAGHEIAKDAVILDAPIKTVGDTPVKLRLRKDVYATISVRVAPKAE, encoded by the coding sequence ATGAAGGTCATTCTCAGAAAAGATATCGAAACGCTCGGCAACGCCGGCGAAATTAAAGAAGTGAAACTCGGGTATGCCCGCAATTATCTGCTTCCCAAAGGGTTTGTGGTGGAAGCGACGCCCGGCAATGTGAAGAACTGGGAGCTTGGCGCGGCCCGCAGAAAAGAGCGGATCGCCAAGGATGTGCAGGACGCCAGAGCAAAAGCCGAAAAAATGGGCGGAACCGTGCTGACTTTCGTGCGCGAGGTGGGCGCCGATGAAAAACTTTTCGGTTCGGTTGGCAAGGCGGATATTCTCAAGAGCCTTGTTTCCGCGGGTCATGAGATCGCGAAAGATGCGGTTATTCTGGACGCTCCCATAAAGACCGTGGGCGACACGCCCGTCAAGCTCAGACTGCGCAAGGATGTTTACGCCACCATTTCGGTGCGCGTGGCTCCCAAAGCCGAGTAA
- the alr gene encoding alanine racemase, with translation MIASAQILRPTWAEIDLSALGRNLVKLRGLAGPRCRVLFVVKANAYGHGVQAVARYAQSRGLCEMFGVSSVEEGLALRGWGIALPILVLGSIYPFEAFRHALAHNLSVTVSSLDAARQIERAAEETGHVARCHVKVDTGMGRIGARRPGAVKILNFLRGCAHVEVEGVYTHFSCADTDAAYTRTQLRHFTDTLTECSRNGIAAGIRHCANSAAALNFPESRLDMIRPGFAAYGLADGFEPVLSLKTGIVYIKDLRGGASVSYGRSYRCRGLARVATVPAGYGDGYTRALSNRAEIVVRGRRCRVIGNITMDMLMADVSAVPDAAVGDEAVLIGRQGGEAITAAELAGLAGTIPYEITTAISARVPRVFINETDAD, from the coding sequence GTGATTGCGTCAGCGCAGATCCTGCGGCCCACCTGGGCCGAAATTGACCTTTCCGCGCTGGGCCGCAATCTGGTGAAACTGCGCGGGCTGGCGGGCCCGCGCTGCCGGGTGCTGTTTGTGGTGAAAGCGAACGCTTACGGGCATGGCGTCCAGGCTGTGGCGCGTTACGCCCAGTCGCGCGGATTGTGCGAGATGTTCGGAGTGTCCTCCGTGGAGGAAGGTCTTGCGCTGCGCGGGTGGGGAATAGCGCTGCCGATTCTGGTGCTGGGCAGCATTTATCCGTTCGAGGCGTTCCGGCATGCGCTGGCGCATAACCTGTCGGTCACCGTGTCCAGCCTTGACGCCGCGCGCCAGATCGAGCGGGCCGCCGAAGAAACCGGCCATGTCGCGCGATGCCACGTCAAGGTGGATACCGGCATGGGCCGCATAGGCGCGCGCCGGCCGGGCGCGGTGAAGATCCTGAATTTTCTGCGCGGGTGCGCGCATGTTGAAGTGGAAGGCGTTTACACTCATTTTTCCTGCGCCGATACCGATGCGGCCTACACCCGCACCCAGCTGCGGCATTTTACGGACACGCTGACGGAGTGCTCGCGCAACGGCATTGCCGCCGGCATACGCCATTGCGCCAATTCCGCCGCCGCGCTGAATTTTCCGGAAAGCCGGCTGGATATGATCCGGCCCGGGTTCGCCGCCTACGGCCTGGCGGACGGGTTCGAGCCGGTTCTTTCGCTTAAAACCGGCATTGTTTATATCAAGGATCTGCGCGGCGGCGCGAGCGTCAGCTACGGGCGCAGTTACCGGTGCCGCGGGCTTGCGCGCGTAGCCACCGTTCCGGCCGGCTACGGGGACGGGTATACGCGCGCGCTGTCAAACCGCGCGGAGATTGTGGTGCGCGGCAGGCGGTGCCGGGTTATCGGCAACATTACCATGGACATGCTGATGGCGGATGTGAGCGCCGTGCCGGACGCCGCGGTAGGCGACGAGGCGGTGCTGATCGGCCGGCAGGGCGGCGAGGCGATAACCGCCGCGGAACTGGCCGGGCTGGCCGGCACCATCCCCTACGAGATAACGACCGCCATTTCCGCCCGCGTGCCGAGGGTTTTTATAAATGAAACCGATGCTGATTGA
- a CDS encoding aminotransferase class III-fold pyridoxal phosphate-dependent enzyme, which translates to MADKLRLTNSEQMYEHAQTIIPGAVAGIRRPYNFVPGEYPVYFDSAKGGRVTDVDGNEYLDMLCAYGPIIIGHREKEIDDAVIAQIRKKGFCMSLTQPVQNRLAEELIKIVPSAEKAVFVKSGSDATSTAVRVARGFTGKTKVLRCGYHGWHDWCVEVKGGIPEKLFEDTFEFHYNDLEGAETLLKTHQGQVAAIIVTPLGHPLAHEVQYPGPGFLEGLKALAAKHGSVLIFDEIRSGFRVSLGGAQQYFGVTPDMSVFGKALANGYAISAVVGKAEIMDMLKEKVFLSSTFYPNSLAQVAALKTLEIMQRDNVLGVIAEKGRRFGAKVAKICAASGVDCTFSGGPWMPFITFNPDPQKRYKKVRTEFYTRLIRRGIFLQPYHHGYIAYRHTDRDLNKAAEAIAESLEDAKKIS; encoded by the coding sequence ATGGCTGACAAGCTGCGGCTTACCAATTCCGAACAGATGTACGAGCACGCTCAAACCATCATACCCGGCGCGGTTGCCGGGATACGCCGGCCCTATAATTTCGTGCCCGGCGAATATCCGGTTTATTTCGACAGCGCCAAAGGCGGACGCGTAACCGATGTAGACGGCAACGAGTACCTCGATATGCTATGCGCCTACGGGCCCATCATCATCGGACACCGCGAAAAGGAAATTGACGACGCCGTTATCGCCCAGATCCGCAAAAAGGGGTTCTGCATGTCGCTCACCCAGCCGGTGCAGAACAGACTGGCGGAAGAGCTTATAAAAATCGTGCCGTCGGCCGAGAAAGCGGTGTTCGTCAAATCCGGCTCGGACGCGACCTCCACCGCCGTGCGCGTGGCGCGCGGCTTTACCGGCAAAACAAAAGTGCTGCGCTGCGGCTATCACGGCTGGCACGACTGGTGCGTGGAAGTCAAAGGCGGCATTCCCGAAAAACTTTTCGAAGACACCTTCGAGTTCCATTATAACGATCTCGAAGGCGCGGAAACGCTTTTGAAAACCCATCAGGGCCAGGTGGCGGCGATCATCGTCACCCCGCTGGGGCACCCGCTCGCCCACGAAGTGCAATACCCCGGGCCGGGTTTCCTGGAAGGCCTCAAGGCGCTCGCCGCAAAACATGGCTCCGTGCTGATTTTCGACGAGATCCGCTCGGGCTTCCGCGTCAGCCTCGGCGGCGCGCAGCAGTATTTCGGCGTTACGCCCGACATGTCGGTTTTCGGCAAGGCGTTAGCCAACGGCTACGCGATCAGCGCGGTGGTCGGCAAAGCGGAAATCATGGACATGCTGAAAGAAAAAGTGTTTTTAAGTTCCACGTTCTACCCCAACAGCCTCGCGCAGGTGGCGGCGCTAAAAACGCTCGAAATCATGCAGCGCGACAACGTGCTTGGCGTGATAGCCGAAAAAGGCCGCAGGTTCGGCGCTAAAGTGGCGAAAATCTGCGCCGCATCCGGCGTGGACTGCACGTTCTCCGGCGGGCCGTGGATGCCGTTCATCACGTTCAACCCCGATCCGCAGAAACGCTACAAGAAAGTGCGCACCGAATTTTACACCCGGCTTATCCGCCGCGGCATATTCCTGCAGCCGTACCACCACGGCTACATAGCTTACCGCCACACCGACCGCGATCTGAACAAAGCGGCGGAGGCGATAGCGGAATCGCTGGAAGACGCGAAAAAAATCTCGTAA
- a CDS encoding ABC transporter ATP-binding protein, whose product MIEIRGLSKSFGEKKVLESVSLKIEDGTVLSIIGGSGSGKSTFSKCLIRLWEPDAGRILVDGRDITHISDEFELAAVRRNFGYLFQEGALFDSISVADNVTFGLKYLTGIPEREYRRIATEKLALVGLENVEDLSPAELSGGMRKRVALARAIAAEPKYIIYDEPTSGLDPIMSDIVNDLVLDMKRKIGVTSIVITHDMKSAGKISDRIAMLYEGNFIMTGTPDEFRNSENEFVRQFVDGSSSGPIKMKLRDF is encoded by the coding sequence ATGATAGAGATACGCGGCCTTTCCAAAAGCTTCGGCGAGAAAAAAGTGCTTGAATCGGTCAGTTTAAAGATCGAGGACGGCACCGTTCTGAGCATTATCGGCGGGTCAGGCTCCGGCAAAAGCACGTTTTCTAAATGCCTGATCCGGCTGTGGGAGCCGGACGCGGGGCGGATTCTTGTGGACGGGCGCGACATTACCCATATAAGCGACGAATTCGAGCTTGCCGCCGTGCGCCGCAATTTCGGCTATCTGTTTCAGGAAGGCGCGCTGTTCGATTCCATTTCGGTGGCGGATAATGTCACTTTCGGGCTCAAGTATCTTACCGGCATACCTGAGCGCGAGTACCGCCGCATAGCGACGGAAAAGCTCGCGCTGGTGGGGCTGGAGAATGTGGAGGATCTGAGTCCGGCCGAGCTGTCGGGCGGGATGCGCAAGCGCGTGGCGCTGGCGCGCGCGATAGCGGCGGAGCCGAAGTATATCATTTACGACGAGCCGACCAGCGGGCTTGATCCCATCATGTCCGATATCGTAAACGATCTGGTGCTGGATATGAAGCGCAAGATCGGAGTCACGTCGATAGTGATCACGCACGACATGAAGTCCGCCGGCAAGATTTCCGACCGGATCGCCATGCTCTACGAAGGCAATTTCATCATGACCGGCACGCCGGACGAATTCCGCAATTCCGAAAACGAGTTCGTGCGGCAGTTTGTGGACGGTTCCAGTTCCGGCCCCATTAAAATGAAACTGCGCGATTTCTAG
- a CDS encoding PH domain-containing protein — protein sequence MRKIFPASHDRKMLIITVLAIIFMLAVALFTFLPAYNTWRTAACPLLPFPLPNTVPAILVLLIIIGCRLFAPEAFEITDSSLIIRRPLFSPRIALQSVTTARMLEAAEMKNSARLFGVGGLFGSYGCFRNKSLGRYLMYATKTTGFVLVEADGKKFALTPDQPETFIAELRAACKLK from the coding sequence ATGCGCAAAATTTTCCCCGCCAGTCATGACAGGAAGATGCTCATTATTACCGTGCTGGCGATAATTTTCATGCTCGCGGTTGCCCTGTTCACGTTCCTGCCCGCCTACAACACCTGGCGAACCGCCGCCTGCCCATTATTGCCCTTCCCCTTGCCAAACACCGTGCCGGCAATACTGGTATTGCTGATCATCATCGGCTGCCGCCTTTTCGCGCCGGAAGCGTTCGAAATAACGGATTCCTCCCTTATAATACGCCGCCCGCTGTTCTCCCCGCGCATTGCGCTCCAGTCGGTCACTACCGCGCGCATGCTCGAGGCCGCGGAAATGAAAAACTCCGCCCGTCTGTTCGGAGTGGGCGGCCTGTTCGGCAGCTACGGCTGTTTTCGCAACAAATCGCTTGGCCGGTATCTTATGTACGCCACGAAAACAACGGGGTTTGTTCTCGTCGAAGCGGACGGGAAAAAATTCGCGCTCACGCCCGATCAGCCCGAAACGTTCATCGCCGAACTGCGCGCCGCGTGCAAATTGAAATGA
- the pgl gene encoding 6-phosphogluconolactonase, whose amino-acid sequence MPVKTFFNAIELKTFKNIETLSAGAADYILHSYNKGLKNEQTFSVALAGGVSPRWLYSLLAREPYRDLINWKKCRIFWTDERFVPLSSPHSNYRMAYDALLRAVPVALEHTFPVNTASKTPQLAAQGYEQRLKNYFGPRAKLPVFDLVILGIGADGHIASLFPYGDELQETGHWAVHTQSPDTFPAKDRITLTLPVLNNARHLLLFVSGERKYPVLKTLSSLDRPDPACPASLLNPKGAAFLYADKAALVAQS is encoded by the coding sequence ATGCCTGTGAAAACCTTTTTCAACGCCATTGAACTTAAAACCTTCAAAAATATTGAAACGCTGAGCGCCGGCGCGGCGGATTACATCCTTCACAGCTATAACAAAGGACTGAAGAACGAACAGACTTTTTCAGTCGCGCTGGCGGGCGGGGTTTCGCCACGCTGGCTCTACAGCCTGCTGGCGCGGGAACCGTACCGCGACCTGATCAACTGGAAAAAATGCCGCATATTCTGGACAGACGAACGGTTTGTCCCCCTGTCCAGCCCGCACAGCAATTACCGCATGGCATATGACGCGCTGCTGCGCGCCGTCCCTGTCGCGCTGGAACACACATTTCCCGTAAACACCGCCAGCAAAACGCCGCAGCTGGCCGCGCAGGGCTACGAACAGCGTCTGAAGAATTACTTCGGCCCGCGCGCGAAACTCCCTGTCTTCGATCTGGTGATACTGGGAATAGGCGCGGACGGACATATCGCGTCGCTTTTCCCATACGGCGACGAACTGCAGGAAACCGGCCATTGGGCCGTACACACGCAAAGCCCCGACACGTTCCCCGCAAAAGACCGCATAACCCTTACCCTGCCGGTATTAAACAACGCCAGACACCTGCTGCTTTTCGTTTCCGGCGAGCGGAAATATCCGGTTCTGAAAACGCTTTCCTCGCTTGACCGGCCGGATCCAGCGTGCCCCGCCTCGCTGCTCAACCCCAAAGGCGCGGCGTTTCTATACGCCGACAAAGCGGCGCTGGTCGCACAGTCCTGA
- a CDS encoding single-stranded DNA-binding protein, with amino-acid sequence MATLRLPEQNQVLLAGRLTRDPEVRFTQKGSALCRFDIAVNRRYLDKVSNEWKDDVTFVPVVVWGAQAERCKEKLSKGSPVHVEGRLKSEEWTDKTGQKRKTMVVVSSRLQFLASGPVSEGSQAAGREIPESQINPAGDDDVSPAGELDDVPF; translated from the coding sequence ATGGCTACTCTCAGGCTGCCGGAACAGAATCAGGTGTTGTTGGCCGGAAGGCTGACGCGGGATCCCGAGGTGCGGTTTACCCAGAAGGGGAGCGCGTTGTGCCGGTTTGATATTGCCGTCAACCGCCGGTATCTGGACAAGGTGTCGAACGAGTGGAAAGACGATGTCACTTTCGTGCCCGTGGTGGTCTGGGGTGCGCAGGCCGAGCGCTGCAAGGAAAAGCTTTCCAAGGGCAGTCCCGTGCATGTGGAGGGGCGGCTGAAATCGGAAGAGTGGACTGACAAGACCGGGCAGAAACGCAAGACGATGGTTGTTGTGTCAAGCCGGCTGCAGTTTCTGGCATCGGGTCCGGTGTCCGAAGGCAGTCAGGCGGCGGGCAGGGAGATTCCCGAATCGCAGATCAATCCGGCGGGCGACGACGACGTGTCCCCGGCGGGCGAGCTTGACGACGTTCCGTTTTAA
- a CDS encoding DMT family transporter, which produces MQNTSGNPHGPALALTAAALFGVSPVLIKPVVGESSPVLAAGLLYLGAAAGLSFIALKKPNRIIRAVAQLPADKKLALACAVISGGILAPLCLVWGIKLASAFEVSLWLNLETVATTVLAWLVFKEHVSREVWLGMLLLAAGAALLGFGPADGQGFSAAGLLIALACLLWGLDSNLTRELDSLPAPELVWLKSAAAGTANVMLAFSLGTARATAGQTAALMGIGAMSYGASLLLYIHALRRIGTSRTGAYFSAGPFFGLIFAVVFLGERPAAAQWLAAGIMAGGLTLLYRERHLHRHRHEPVTHTHHHAHDDCHHAHTHHDITPSKGHTHSHTHEPLTHTHPHYPDTHHRHAH; this is translated from the coding sequence ATGCAAAACACTTCCGGAAACCCGCACGGACCGGCGCTGGCGTTAACGGCGGCGGCGCTGTTCGGCGTTTCGCCCGTATTGATCAAACCGGTGGTCGGCGAGTCAAGTCCGGTTCTCGCGGCGGGTCTGTTATATCTGGGCGCGGCGGCGGGGCTGTCTTTTATCGCGCTGAAAAAACCGAACCGGATAATACGCGCGGTCGCGCAATTGCCGGCAGACAAAAAGCTCGCGCTTGCCTGCGCGGTAATTTCGGGCGGGATACTCGCTCCGCTGTGCCTTGTGTGGGGCATAAAACTGGCCAGCGCGTTTGAGGTTTCGCTGTGGCTGAACCTGGAAACAGTCGCCACAACCGTGCTGGCATGGCTGGTTTTTAAAGAGCATGTCAGCCGGGAAGTCTGGTTAGGGATGCTGCTGCTCGCCGCAGGCGCGGCCCTGCTCGGATTCGGCCCGGCCGACGGACAGGGTTTTTCGGCGGCTGGCCTGCTGATAGCGCTTGCCTGCCTGCTCTGGGGGCTCGACAGCAATCTTACCCGCGAGCTCGACAGCCTGCCAGCGCCCGAACTTGTATGGCTTAAAAGCGCGGCGGCGGGCACGGCAAACGTCATGCTCGCGTTCTCGCTCGGCACGGCCCGCGCCACCGCAGGGCAGACCGCCGCGCTGATGGGCATCGGCGCAATGAGTTACGGCGCAAGCCTTCTTCTATATATACACGCGCTGCGCCGCATCGGCACAAGCCGAACCGGTGCGTATTTTTCGGCGGGTCCGTTTTTCGGGCTGATATTCGCGGTTGTATTTCTTGGCGAGCGCCCGGCCGCCGCGCAATGGCTGGCTGCCGGCATAATGGCGGGCGGGCTGACCCTGCTTTACCGGGAACGGCACCTGCACCGGCACCGGCACGAGCCGGTGACTCACACCCACCACCATGCCCACGACGACTGCCACCACGCCCACACTCATCATGACATTACGCCCAGCAAGGGCCACACCCATTCCCACACGCACGAACCGCTCACGCACACCCATCCGCATTATCCCGACACGCACCACCGACACGCGCATTGA
- the rpsF gene encoding 30S ribosomal protein S6, whose protein sequence is MHSYEQITILKPQLSDKEIAEFVTKAKEYITSNGGEVVSEESYGRKKLSHPIKHVRDGYYSYLKYKCTFAVLNDIRRMSRLNENVMRSIVFQSHDSK, encoded by the coding sequence ATGCATTCATACGAACAAATTACGATACTCAAACCCCAGCTCTCCGACAAGGAGATTGCCGAGTTTGTGACGAAGGCCAAAGAGTATATCACCAGCAACGGCGGCGAGGTTGTGTCGGAGGAAAGCTACGGGCGCAAAAAACTTTCCCACCCGATCAAGCATGTCCGCGACGGATACTATTCGTATCTCAAATACAAATGCACGTTCGCCGTGCTTAACGATATCCGCCGCATGAGCAGGCTTAACGAGAACGTCATGCGCTCGATAGTCTTCCAGAGCCACGACAGCAAATAA
- a CDS encoding ABC transporter permease, translating into MKPMLIDFIGGLLIRFTGRLGGAAQMAWAAFVWMFRARIEYRQAFAQCVKIGVNSLPVTMLTSCFTGMVLALQTGSTMKSIFNEPLFLGSIVSFALVKELSPVLTAYVIAGRAGAAMTAEIGTMAVTDQIDALYTLGTNPIRFLVIPRYIACLIMIPLLTVFADFCGVLGGFFVAAVRLDVASATFYDEIFTYMKVTDFMHGYIKSYLFAFAIATVCCFMGLTTKGGAEGVGKSTTAAVVVSMVMILMLDYFASALLIMVGI; encoded by the coding sequence ATGAAACCGATGCTGATTGATTTTATAGGCGGACTGCTGATCAGGTTCACCGGGCGGCTGGGCGGCGCGGCGCAGATGGCGTGGGCGGCGTTCGTCTGGATGTTCCGCGCACGCATTGAATACCGCCAGGCTTTCGCGCAGTGCGTGAAGATCGGGGTCAATTCGCTGCCGGTGACGATGCTGACAAGCTGTTTTACCGGCATGGTGCTCGCGCTTCAGACCGGCAGCACGATGAAAAGCATTTTCAACGAGCCTCTGTTTCTGGGCAGCATAGTGTCTTTCGCGCTGGTCAAGGAACTGTCGCCGGTGCTGACGGCTTATGTCATCGCCGGGCGCGCGGGCGCGGCGATGACCGCGGAGATAGGCACGATGGCGGTGACGGACCAGATTGACGCGCTTTACACGCTTGGCACAAACCCGATCCGTTTTCTGGTGATACCGCGCTATATCGCATGCCTGATCATGATCCCGCTGCTTACGGTGTTCGCTGATTTCTGCGGCGTGCTGGGCGGTTTTTTTGTGGCGGCGGTCCGGCTTGACGTGGCCAGCGCGACTTTTTATGACGAAATTTTCACCTATATGAAGGTGACGGATTTTATGCACGGCTACATAAAATCCTATCTGTTCGCGTTCGCCATCGCCACGGTCTGCTGTTTCATGGGCCTGACGACGAAAGGCGGCGCGGAAGGGGTCGGCAAGTCCACCACCGCCGCGGTTGTGGTGAGCATGGTGATGATACTGATGCTCGACTATTTCGCGTCGGCCCTGCTGATAATGGTGGGGATCTAG